A window from Acidithiobacillus sp. encodes these proteins:
- a CDS encoding LysR family transcriptional regulator gives MDSLSGIMAFVRSAEMNSFVAASERLGVSASAISKSVARLEDELGVRLFNRSTRRLRLTEEGALFFERCRRIVEEIEEAEYELSRLVGMPRGKLRVSVPAIGYRMLMPVLREFVTRYPNIELDLDFNDRLIDMIAEGVDAAIRSGDMGNSQLKARCLGTFHFVLVGAPHYFASCGVPRVPTDLANHACLRYKFPTTGQLQEWKFDAERTGAARIPVPGTHTFNSVEALISASMAGLGIAYLPNFAVREAIGTGTLVFVLDEFVAESGKFSILWPGNRYMLPKLRVFVDFLVEKRVLGE, from the coding sequence ATGGACAGCTTGAGCGGGATCATGGCGTTTGTCCGCTCTGCGGAAATGAATAGCTTTGTCGCCGCCAGTGAGCGGCTTGGCGTCTCTGCGTCGGCGATCAGCAAGAGCGTGGCGCGGCTTGAGGATGAACTCGGTGTCCGCTTGTTCAATCGCAGTACGCGTCGACTCAGACTGACCGAAGAGGGGGCACTTTTTTTCGAGCGCTGCCGACGAATCGTCGAGGAGATTGAGGAGGCGGAATATGAGCTTTCCCGATTGGTCGGTATGCCCCGCGGGAAGCTGAGGGTCAGCGTTCCGGCGATCGGCTACCGCATGCTGATGCCCGTCCTCCGCGAGTTCGTGACTCGGTATCCCAACATCGAGCTCGATCTTGACTTCAACGACAGATTGATCGATATGATCGCCGAAGGCGTAGACGCCGCCATCCGCAGTGGAGACATGGGCAACTCCCAGCTCAAGGCTCGCTGCTTGGGAACATTCCACTTCGTTTTGGTGGGAGCGCCCCACTACTTTGCCAGTTGCGGCGTGCCGCGAGTTCCAACTGATCTAGCGAACCACGCATGCCTGCGATACAAGTTCCCTACGACGGGGCAGTTGCAGGAGTGGAAGTTCGATGCCGAGCGGACTGGAGCAGCCCGCATTCCCGTCCCGGGCACCCACACATTCAACAGTGTGGAAGCACTGATCTCCGCCTCCATGGCTGGTCTGGGAATCGCCTACCTGCCCAACTTCGCGGTGCGTGAGGCCATTGGCACCGGCACGTTGGTGTTCGTCCTCGACGAATTCGTCGCGGAGAGCGGCAAGTTCTCGATTCTGTGGCCCGGCAATCGGTACATGCTGCCCAAGCTGAGGGTATTCGTGGACTTTCTTGTCGAGAAACGGGTGCTGGGAGAATGA
- a CDS encoding superinfection immunity protein, whose protein sequence is MLQWITDSRAGFVAVMVIAFVVATSGYVLPALMAWSMGSPYRMPITLLDLLLGCTVLRWLSAPIWAVTIGNGGSFAEDQPFRQNSWTEGLSAGFKIF, encoded by the coding sequence ATGCTGCAATGGATCACCGACAGCCGCGCCGGATTTGTTGCGGTAATGGTCATCGCGTTCGTGGTGGCGACGAGTGGGTATGTATTGCCCGCACTGATGGCGTGGAGCATGGGCAGCCCCTACCGGATGCCGATCACGCTGCTGGATCTTTTGTTGGGCTGCACGGTATTGAGATGGCTTTCCGCTCCGATCTGGGCAGTCACGATAGGCAATGGTGGGAGTTTTGCTGAGGATCAACCATTTCGGCAGAACTCGTGGACGGAAGGATTAAGCGCTGGGTTCAAGATTTTTTAG
- a CDS encoding MFS transporter: protein METTLKASLPPPSHTASSRGQAWVLAAVCLAALILPLSFTGGVVATPTISRDLGGSSLALNWITNAFMLSFGSLLMPAGALADAFGRKRLFASGVLAFSIASVIIAWAPNIAWLDVLRAVQGIAAATALAGGSAALAQEFDGIARTRAFSLLGTSFGAGLAFGPVLAGLLIEHEGWRSMFLSSAFVGTFALLLGVPRMRESRDPDAMRFDWLGAVSFTGTLGLFTWGVLQLPTSGWSSFQAWGLIGGSLLAFAVFLRVERRTHRPMLDLSLFRYPRFVGVQMLPVATSYCYVVLLVLLPLRLIGIEGRNEVSAGLTMIALSIPMLVMPSIAAVLTRWASAGKISAAGLLIAALGLFWLSCIDPSNRQASLLGPLLVIGVGTGLPWGLMDGLAVSVVPKERAGMATGIFSTARVAGEGMAIAIVSALLTLFIQFHLPENISTWRVATARHLAMGDMVAVESHVLDTVNTNALVTVYGEAFQWLIYFLILITVFSAIVVGWLLGDQDRQHTDGCQTDNCFGSDNDP, encoded by the coding sequence ATGGAAACCACTTTAAAAGCCTCCTTGCCGCCACCTTCCCATACCGCGTCCAGCCGAGGCCAGGCTTGGGTGCTCGCGGCCGTATGTTTGGCCGCGCTGATCCTGCCTCTCAGCTTTACTGGCGGTGTCGTTGCAACACCGACGATCAGCCGGGATCTTGGTGGCAGCTCGCTGGCGTTGAACTGGATCACCAATGCCTTCATGCTGAGCTTTGGAAGTCTCTTGATGCCTGCGGGCGCGTTAGCAGATGCGTTCGGCCGCAAGCGGCTCTTCGCGAGCGGGGTATTGGCCTTTTCGATTGCGTCCGTAATCATCGCATGGGCGCCGAACATCGCTTGGCTCGATGTACTGCGCGCCGTTCAAGGAATCGCTGCTGCAACGGCACTGGCGGGCGGGTCGGCAGCGCTCGCTCAAGAGTTCGACGGCATCGCGCGCACCCGGGCATTCAGCCTGCTGGGCACCAGCTTCGGCGCAGGACTGGCGTTTGGCCCAGTGCTGGCGGGACTGCTCATCGAGCACGAGGGATGGCGTTCGATGTTTCTTTCCAGCGCCTTTGTTGGGACATTTGCTCTGTTACTGGGCGTGCCCAGGATGCGGGAATCACGTGATCCTGACGCGATGCGTTTTGATTGGCTAGGCGCAGTAAGCTTCACCGGCACGCTCGGTCTGTTCACCTGGGGGGTGTTGCAATTGCCCACTAGTGGCTGGTCAAGCTTTCAAGCATGGGGACTGATCGGCGGATCCTTGTTGGCGTTCGCCGTCTTTCTCCGCGTCGAAAGGCGAACACACCGACCCATGCTAGACCTGTCGCTGTTTCGGTATCCGCGTTTCGTTGGCGTGCAGATGCTACCGGTGGCGACCAGCTATTGCTATGTGGTCCTCCTGGTTTTGTTGCCCTTGCGACTTATCGGCATTGAGGGTCGAAACGAAGTCAGCGCGGGGTTGACCATGATCGCGCTGTCGATTCCGATGCTGGTGATGCCCAGTATCGCCGCCGTCCTGACCCGATGGGCTTCGGCAGGCAAGATATCTGCCGCCGGGCTGTTGATCGCCGCGCTCGGATTGTTCTGGCTTAGCTGCATTGATCCGTCAAATCGTCAGGCATCCCTCTTGGGGCCGTTGTTGGTCATCGGCGTCGGAACGGGGCTTCCGTGGGGACTCATGGATGGCCTGGCGGTAAGCGTAGTGCCCAAGGAGCGCGCTGGCATGGCCACCGGCATCTTCAGCACCGCCCGTGTGGCGGGCGAAGGCATGGCCATCGCCATCGTAAGCGCGCTGCTGACCTTGTTCATTCAATTCCATCTGCCAGAGAACATCTCGACGTGGCGTGTCGCAACAGCACGGCATCTCGCCATGGGCGACATGGTTGCCGTAGAAAGTCATGTCCTCGATACTGTCAACACCAACGCTCTGGTTACCGTATATGGCGAGGCCTTCCAGTGGCTCATCTACTTCCTGATTCTCATCACCGTTTTCTCAGCCATTGTGGTAGGCTGGTTGCTGGGAGACCAAGATCGTCAACATACTGACGGCTGCCAGACAGATAATTGCTTTGGATCGGATAATGACCCTTGA
- a CDS encoding inclusion body family protein → MSSPVLESSSEQINVLIVIDTDYVTAHYQKPSKDPNNPTGIDHNSQFMICTDPRGGIVNQGTADLQFTALPGDLVSFAGVSIYDNSDDAVVVYGIKYWKGDSVFNQFVPNLVRRNGAAQPDTSTPNGLPVLNVPQNFTSFDSKVKQSGTENFYVQFGLYQLVNGESQNLFGYFYWDPSICVK, encoded by the coding sequence ATGTCATCGCCAGTGCTTGAATCCAGTTCAGAGCAAATCAACGTCCTAATTGTCATTGATACAGACTACGTCACGGCACACTATCAAAAACCCAGCAAGGACCCCAATAACCCCACTGGTATTGATCACAATAGCCAGTTCATGATCTGCACTGACCCACGTGGCGGAATCGTAAATCAGGGTACCGCAGACCTGCAATTCACTGCTCTCCCAGGTGATCTTGTGTCCTTCGCGGGTGTGTCAATTTACGATAACTCTGACGATGCAGTTGTCGTCTATGGCATAAAATACTGGAAAGGCGATAGCGTATTCAACCAGTTTGTCCCCAATCTGGTGCGGCGCAATGGTGCAGCCCAGCCGGATACGAGCACTCCTAACGGACTACCGGTATTGAATGTTCCCCAGAATTTCACCAGTTTTGATTCCAAGGTGAAGCAGTCTGGTACCGAAAATTTCTACGTCCAGTTTGGTCTCTATCAGCTAGTGAACGGAGAAAGCCAGAATCTGTTCGGATATTTTTACTGGGATCCGAGCATCTGCGTCAAGTAA
- a CDS encoding DUF1778 domain-containing protein has protein sequence MRAAAINLRALPEQRDLIDHAANLLGKNRSDFMLEAACERAQSVLLDQVFFGLDAEKFQQFTAMLDAPPHANEGLERLMAVKAPWESNQA, from the coding sequence ATGCGCGCTGCTGCCATCAATTTACGTGCCTTGCCGGAGCAACGTGATCTCATTGACCACGCCGCCAACCTGCTGGGCAAAAACCGTTCCGATTTCATGTTGGAAGCCGCCTGCGAACGTGCGCAATCGGTGCTGCTCGATCAGGTGTTCTTTGGGCTGGATGCGGAAAAATTCCAGCAGTTCACCGCCATGCTTGATGCGCCGCCACATGCCAATGAGGGTCTTGAGCGGTTGATGGCGGTCAAGGCGCCGTGGGAAAGCAATCAAGCATGA
- a CDS encoding PQQ-binding-like beta-propeller repeat protein, which produces MKTRKTVVLSVICSFMSGIAWAQTATVPQDPANNALDPQSPFATLYLPQNAPAPADQVGPSEWTHAYGNPQHNAGFRVPASAPTWIREGVRWNFPEARAWPLSDSHPYGEKVDGLKEALPVQTQFYGNALGVSVVKGVVYAESDDMFAYAVNARTGKLIWRTSPVANTLMGNPLVIGKHVYLSAGSVSFNFANVMEYAKHPTHAGRGKDISYNGIFCLDRTDGKLLWSFKTAGDAMPTPAYADHALFISTGDGNIYRIRSADGQKMWRTHVGGIANMASPVVWRGKIFVSMSVIPGLYALSARTGKVLWKGEIPGAVNTGMGDVSPAVADGILVMDSVANPQVIQGKPTMTTLVRAFDARDGKVLWTDNMGRGPRVPAFKGGVPMIHDHTVYVGSPVTSTYEAIDLHSGKVAWTWHVPNPGLAGAGRGAPTYYDHVLYISTGPDIYAINPENGVLIHQYKVGGRFGIVNPTIIGGTMYLGNSWDWINAVPVHDVNPQFNAHKA; this is translated from the coding sequence ATGAAAACCAGAAAAACCGTCGTTTTATCCGTAATATGCAGCTTTATGTCCGGCATTGCCTGGGCACAAACCGCTACCGTCCCGCAGGACCCGGCCAATAATGCGTTAGACCCGCAAAGTCCATTCGCCACACTTTACCTGCCGCAAAATGCGCCCGCGCCAGCTGATCAGGTTGGCCCCTCCGAGTGGACCCATGCCTACGGAAATCCTCAGCATAATGCCGGTTTCCGGGTTCCGGCCAGCGCGCCCACCTGGATTCGCGAGGGCGTGCGCTGGAATTTCCCGGAGGCGCGTGCCTGGCCGCTGAGTGATTCCCACCCTTATGGAGAAAAAGTGGATGGCCTCAAAGAAGCCCTGCCAGTACAAACCCAGTTTTACGGCAATGCGCTTGGGGTTTCTGTCGTCAAAGGCGTGGTTTACGCTGAGAGCGATGACATGTTTGCCTATGCGGTCAATGCGCGGACGGGCAAGCTGATCTGGAGAACCAGCCCGGTCGCTAACACCTTGATGGGTAACCCCTTGGTGATCGGCAAGCATGTATACCTATCCGCCGGCAGTGTATCTTTCAATTTTGCCAACGTGATGGAATACGCCAAGCATCCGACTCATGCGGGGCGCGGCAAGGACATCAGTTACAATGGGATATTCTGTCTGGACCGGACCGACGGCAAACTGCTCTGGAGCTTCAAAACGGCCGGTGACGCTATGCCAACTCCGGCTTATGCCGATCATGCCCTCTTTATCAGCACCGGGGATGGCAACATTTACCGCATTCGCTCGGCGGACGGCCAGAAAATGTGGCGTACCCATGTTGGCGGCATCGCCAACATGGCGAGCCCCGTCGTGTGGCGTGGAAAAATTTTCGTTTCCATGTCCGTCATTCCTGGTCTTTATGCCCTGAGTGCTCGTACGGGTAAGGTCTTGTGGAAGGGTGAGATTCCCGGTGCCGTGAATACGGGGATGGGGGATGTATCACCTGCCGTGGCAGATGGCATTCTGGTCATGGATTCGGTGGCCAATCCGCAGGTGATCCAGGGCAAACCCACCATGACCACCCTGGTTCGGGCTTTCGACGCGCGTGATGGCAAGGTACTGTGGACCGACAACATGGGACGTGGACCTAGAGTTCCGGCATTCAAGGGTGGCGTACCTATGATTCACGACCATACGGTTTATGTGGGTTCACCCGTCACGTCCACTTATGAAGCCATTGATTTGCATTCCGGCAAAGTGGCGTGGACCTGGCACGTGCCCAACCCCGGCCTGGCTGGTGCCGGTCGCGGTGCGCCGACGTATTACGATCATGTTCTCTATATTTCTACGGGGCCGGATATATATGCCATCAACCCGGAAAACGGCGTACTGATTCATCAATACAAAGTGGGTGGGCGTTTCGGCATTGTCAACCCGACCATTATCGGTGGCACGATGTATCTTGGTAATTCCTGGGACTGGATTAACGCCGTCCCCGTCCATGACGTAAATCCGCAATTTAATGCCCATAAGGCATAA
- a CDS encoding GNAT family N-acetyltransferase, with product MSLKLSSPQPLAATHLLGDFECGAPALDEWLKRRAMNNQLTGASRSFVVVDEENRVRGFYSMSAGAVSHQLATGSVRRNMPDPVPVMVLGRLAVDRRAQGIKLGAAMLQDAVNRAITVSQNTGVRALLVHALHERAKQFYEHYGFQESPQHPMTLMLRLSTVKA from the coding sequence ATGAGCTTGAAGCTATCCTCGCCGCAACCACTTGCCGCGACGCATCTGTTGGGCGACTTTGAGTGCGGAGCGCCTGCTCTGGATGAATGGCTCAAACGCCGGGCGATGAATAACCAGCTCACTGGCGCCAGCAGGAGTTTTGTGGTTGTTGATGAAGAAAATCGTGTGCGTGGCTTCTACTCCATGTCAGCTGGTGCGGTCTCTCATCAACTGGCGACCGGCTCGGTTCGTCGCAATATGCCCGATCCGGTTCCCGTCATGGTGCTTGGCAGGCTGGCGGTAGATCGACGGGCACAAGGCATCAAACTGGGGGCAGCCATGCTGCAAGACGCGGTGAATCGGGCCATCACCGTATCGCAGAACACCGGAGTTCGCGCTTTGCTGGTTCATGCGCTCCACGAACGCGCCAAACAGTTCTATGAGCACTACGGCTTTCAGGAGTCACCACAACATCCGATGACGTTGATGCTGCGCCTGAGTACCGTCAAAGCTTGA
- a CDS encoding peroxiredoxin, protein MSIRINDVAPDFTVDSTAGKLNLHEWIGDSYAILFSHPKDFTPVCTTEFGAVAQLAPEFAKRHTKVMGVSVDNVEEHKKWKRDIEAFSGAPADFPIIDDTSLHVSKLYDMLPADAYLTGDRTPANSATVRTVFIIGPDKKVRLTMSYPMSVGRNFAEILRALDAIQITDGAPIATPANWVPGQDVIVGLSLNDEQAKEKFGDLNIKLPYLRLAKTPKK, encoded by the coding sequence ATGTCTATTCGCATCAACGATGTTGCTCCTGACTTTACGGTAGACTCCACCGCCGGTAAGCTCAATCTTCACGAATGGATTGGCGATAGCTATGCCATCCTGTTCTCCCACCCGAAAGATTTTACCCCAGTATGTACGACCGAGTTCGGCGCTGTTGCCCAGCTCGCACCAGAGTTTGCCAAGCGCCACACCAAGGTGATGGGCGTGTCAGTGGATAACGTCGAAGAGCACAAGAAGTGGAAGCGCGATATTGAAGCATTTTCTGGTGCTCCTGCCGATTTTCCGATCATTGACGATACCTCCCTGCATGTTTCCAAGCTTTATGACATGCTGCCGGCCGATGCCTATCTGACCGGTGATCGTACACCCGCCAACAGCGCCACCGTGCGGACGGTGTTCATCATTGGCCCGGACAAAAAAGTCCGCCTCACCATGTCTTATCCGATGTCCGTGGGCCGCAACTTTGCCGAGATTTTGCGCGCATTGGATGCTATCCAGATCACCGATGGTGCGCCCATCGCGACGCCTGCCAACTGGGTGCCTGGTCAGGACGTCATCGTTGGATTGAGTCTCAATGACGAGCAGGCCAAGGAGAAGTTTGGCGACCTGAACATCAAGTTGCCTTATCTGCGTCTTGCGAAGACACCGAAAAAGTAG